A window from Setaria italica strain Yugu1 chromosome VIII, Setaria_italica_v2.0, whole genome shotgun sequence encodes these proteins:
- the LOC101782517 gene encoding leucine-rich repeat and death domain-containing protein 1-like, with protein MTEILGTILCQVADGAMSAGSGTEPAAEQNIINDISISLSDKRAKEDNFVACRQHNNGRGSSSHAKQIRRLSLDTDCIPDEDVVSHIRSLAVLSDQPHIGVPLKKFKNLRVLEIDSCKRLENFSLVDICGLIWLRYLGLNGCLEITEIPREIWRLQNLETLEVRNTGICKLPMEIGTLVHLRTLNVSGTMVTEVPREITGLSRLENLDVSSTGLKELPKEVGKLQELRTLDIRVTKVRELPRREIPNSFLSVVGHFDSSSGRVVKLPLGVFRSSGDEQVISSSGANFRESLSILVLFNHLYKRCEVLPVPMHRVAGRHMKVPQWVKQDLCNVCSLDISLCKLVEEDLEFLKTQMPNLQALQLRFEVLPREPVAITGGGFLKLETFYVDCRLPRVITFWEGAMPKLKHLEFKFYTGTARQHYSMGIRHLDSLEKVVFRCSEYYTSHGPGIRETIDVLRKEAAEHPNKITLWVNNMKPEVFLKTIDVPFKEWKREQRLRLSTAAEVRAQRDKNNARAGTEKKIQERKSNLEIRERRLREAERYYNI; from the coding sequence AGCAAAAGAAGATAATTTTGTTGCTTGTCGGCAGCACAACAATGGCCGCGGTAGCTCCTCGCACGCCAAACAGATCCGTCGCCTTTCTCTCGACACGGATTGCATTCCAGATGAGGATGTAGTATCTCATATTCGCTCCCTTGCTGTTCTTAGTGACCAACCCCACATTGGTGTCCCCTTGAAGAAGTTTAAAAACCTGCGAGTGCTAGAAATTGACAGCTGTAAACGTCTAGAGAACTTTTCTCTGGTGGATATATGCGGGCTGATCTGGCTGCGGTATCTGGGTCTCAACGGCTGCCTTGAAATCACAGAGATCCCACGGGAGATTTGGAGACTGCAGAATCTGGAGACGCTAGAGGTGAGGAACACAGGTATTTGTAAACTACCCATGGAAATTGGGACACTGGTGCATTTAAGGACTCTGAATGTAAGTGGCACAATGGTCACAGAGGTTCCAAGGGAAATCACCGGACTTTCTCGTTTGGAGAATCTGGATGTAAGCTCGACAGGGCTGAAAGAGTTGCCTAAGGAAGTAGGAAAACTACAGGAGTTGAGGACTCTGGACATTAGAGTGACTAAAGTCAGAGAGCTACCCCGCAGGGAAATTCCAAATTCTTTTTTAAGTGTGGTCGGCCACTTTGATTCGAGTTCTGGTCGAGTGGTGAAGTTGCCTCTGGGTGTCTTCAGATCAAGTGGTGATGAACAGGTTATTTCCTCTTCTGGAGCAAATTTCAGGGAGAGCCTATCCATCCTCGTGCTCTTTAATCATCTCTACAAGAGGTGTGAAGTTCTTCCAGTTCCGATGCATAGAGTTGCCGGGAGACACATGAAAGTCCCGCAGTGGGTCAAGCAAGACTTGTGCAATGTCTGCTCCTTAGATATCAGTCTCTGCAAACTGGTGGAGGAAGACCTCGAGTTTCTGAAGACGCAGATGCCCAACCTGCAGGCTCTCCAACTAAGGTTCGAGGTCCTCCCACGGGAGCCGGTTGCCATCACTGGTGGAGGGTTCTTGAAGCTAGAGACGTTCTACGTCGATTGCCGTCTGCCACGGGTGATCACCTTCTGGGAAGGAGCGATGCCGAAGCTGAAACATCTTGAGTTCAAGTTCTACACCGGCACGGCAAGGCAACACTACTCCATGGGAATCAGGCATCTCGACAGCCTTGAGAAGGTCGTGTTCCGATGCTCCGAGTACTATACAAGTCACGGTCCGGGCATCCGCGAGACAATTGATGTACTGAGAAAAGAAGCTGCGGAGCATCCCAACAAGATCACCCTTTGGGTCAATAACATGAAACCTGAGGTTTTCCTCAAGACAATTGATGTACCCTTTAAAGAATGGAAACGTGAACAACGTCTTCGACTATCGACGGCAGCAGAGGTGCGAGCTCAGCGGGACAAAAACAACGCAAGGGCTGGAACTGAAAAGAAAATTCAAGAAAGGAAAAGCAATCTTGAAATCAGGGAACGACGATTGAGGGAAGCAGAGCGCTACTATAACATATAA